The nucleotide sequence TTCCGGATCTGTATTAATGACCACTTTTACCTTAGAAGCGTTGATACCTGCAATGTGCTGAATGGCACCAGAAATACCAACTGCAATGTATAAGTTTGACGCTACCGGTTTTCCTGTTTGCCCAACGTGTTCAGAGTGAGGACGCCAATCTAAATCAGAAACCGGTTTAGAACAAGCTGTTGCTGCACCTAAAACGCTCGCTAATTCTTCGATCATTCCCCAGTTTTCTGGTCCTTTTAAACCACGGCCACCAGAAACCACGATTTCAGCATCGGCAATAGAAACTTGTCCTGATGCTTTTTCTTGGCTTTGAATGTGAATATTAAAATCGGCATCGTTCAAAGTTACCGCGAAATCTTCTGTAGCTGCTGCACCAGATGCTTCTGCCAAACCAAATGAGTTTTTAGCTAATGCAATTACTTTTACATCTGAAGTTAATTCGGTAACGTTAAATCCTTTACTAGAAAAAGCATTACGCTTAACTTGGAATGGACTTGTAGAAACCGGTAACGCTACAACGTTTGATGCGTATCCAGCATCTAAACCAACTGCAACAATTGGTGCCAAATATAAAGAATCGGTAGTTGACGATAAAATTACCACTTTTGCACCTTCTTTTTGAGCGGCTTGTTTAACAACATCGGCATACGCTTTAGCGTTAAACTTGTCTAATTTACTATCGGTTACTTTTAGTACTTTATCAACACCGTATTTTCCTAATTCAGAAACATCACCTGCATTAACAGTAACTGCTGTAACGGTTGTTCCTAATGATTCGGCTACTTTTTTTGCGTAAGAAGCTAATTCTAAAGCTACTTTTTTAAATTTTCCTTCTGAAAACTCTGTATATATTAAAACTGACATTTTCGTTTATTTTTTAATTATAATTGAAACTTATTTTTGTCATTCTGACGAAGGAAGAATCTTTTAAAGATTTCTCGACAAGCTCGAAATGACAAGCGTTTAAAATTTAGATTACTTTAGCTTCGTTGTGTAATAAACTGATTAATTCATCTAAATTATCAGGGCTTACTAATTTCACAGCCGATTTTGGTGCCGGTTTTTCAAATTTAACTGCTTTTGTTTTAGCATCGACAGCAACCGGTTCCATAACGTTTAATGCTTTGGTACGAGCCGTCATAATTCCGCGCATATTCGGGATGCGTAAATCTTTTTCTTCAACAATACCTTTTTGTCCACCAATTACAATTGGTAAATCTGTTGTTAACGTTTCTTTACCACCATCTATTTCACGAACCAAAGTAGCCTTTGTACCGTCAATTTCAGCACCTACACAAGAATTCACAAAATTGTATCCTAATAAAGATGCCAACATTCCCGGAACCATTCCACCGTTATAATCTAACGATTCTTTTCCACAAATAACTACATCATAACTACCTGCTTTTACAACTTCTGCCAACTGCTTTGCAACTGCAAAACCATCGGTTGGAACTGCGTTTACACGAATAGCTTCATCGGCACCAATTGCCAACGCTTTACGAATTGTAGCTTCGGTATCAGCACCACCAACGTTTACAACCGTTACGTGAGCACCTTGTTTTTCCTTAAACCAAATGGCACGCGTTAAACCAAATTCGTCGTTAGGATTAATTACAAATTGAACACCGTTTGTATCGAACTCTGTATCTCCGTTAGTGAAGTTAATCTTTGCAGTAGTATCAGGCACATGGCTGATGCAAACTAATATTTTCATTTATTTTACGTTTTTTAGATTAATTCTTAATTAGCTACGAAGATAAAAAAAATTTCCAACAACAATACTATGCGTGCATATAAATTATTTCTTAAAATTTTAATACTGCTTTCTAATCTTCTTCTTAATAGGTTATCTTTACTATATCTTAAAAGTAAGTTTTTAAGTGTTATTGAATTAAACTTGCTATATTAAACTATGAAAAAGACCTCTTATTTATTACTCACATTATTGATTTTTGCCTGTAACAAAAAAGCAGACGAGACTAAAATCACAACAAATTTTTCGATAGAGAATAATCAATCTGTTGAACAAACGGATACTATTGATTTATCGGCAGAAGAAGACAAACTGCTAAAAATTCATAATGATATTTTGGCTGCGATGGGAAACGACCGCAACGACAGTTTGCTTGTTTTAAACAGTCATAAATTTACCGATTCGCTTACCTATTTAATTAAAAACAACAACAGCACGCTGAATTATCCGTTTGAAAAATTGCAGAAAGAAAATGTTGCAAGTATAGTTTCATCTGCCGATAAAAAACTCCGCGTTTACAGTTGGAACACCCATTTAGGCGGAACCATGCGTTTTTTTAATCAGATTTATCAGTTTGATGCGAATGGAACTATTATGGCAGATGAAAGTTTAGCATCGAATGATCCGCAGGCTTCATTTTCAAAAATTTATACCGTTCAAAACAAAAACAACGAAAATATTTATCTGGTAATTTCAAACAGCATCCTTTCAAGTAAATATTCTGTTCAACATATAAATGCGTACAAAATTGGTACTGAAAATTTACAGAATGCAACTGTTTTTAAAACAAAAACCAATACGTTAGATCAAATTTCGGTTGAATACGATTTTTTCAGTGTAGTAGTCAGACCTGAACGTCCGGTTGAATTGATTACGTTGGAAAACAACACGCTGAAAATTGCTTTGGTTGACGATAACCAAAATGTTACCAGCAAAAATTTAATTTACGAATGGAACGGCGATGTGTTTTTATATAAAGGTGTGAAATAAAAAAATCAATAACATTTTTTTATTCATAAAAATAAAGGTTAACAAATTATAATTTCATATTTTTGTGCACCTATCAATTAGATGTTATGAGAACAATTCAATTTAGAGAGGCCGTTTGTGAAGCAATGAGCGAAGAAATGCGCCGCGATGAAAAAATATATTTAATGGGCGAAGAAGTTGCGGAATACAACGGAGCTTACAAAGCCAGTAAAGGAATGTTAGACGAGTTTGGTTCAAAACGCGTTATTGATACACCAATTGCCGAATTGGGATTTGCTGGTATTGCAGCCGGTTCGGCTATGAACGGCTTACGTCCTATTGTAGAATTTATGACCTTCAACTTCTCGTTGGTTGGTATCGATCAAATTATTAACAATGCTGCAAAAATGCGTCAAATGAGTGGCGGACAATTTTCTATGCCAATTGTTTTTCGTGGACCAACTGCGTCTGCCGGACAATTAGGTGCAACGCACTCACAAGCATTTGAAAACTGGTTTGCAAACACTCCGGGATTAAAAGTTGTAGTACCATCAAACCCTTATGATGCCAAAGGATTATTAAAATCGGCTATTCGCGATAACGATCCGGTTATCTTTATGGAATCGGAACAAATGTACGGCGACAAAGGCGAAGTGCCGGAAGGCGAATACACCATTCCGTTAGGAGTTGCAGACATTAAACGCGAAGGTACAGATGTTACCATTGTATCTTTCGGAAAAATCATTAAAGAAGCTTACCTTGCCGCCGATGAATTGGCTAAAGAAAATATATCTTGTGAAATCATTGATTTGCGTACCGTTCGCCCAATGGATTATGATACCATTTTAAAATCGGTACAAAAAACAAACCGTTTGGTTGTTTTAGAAGAAGCTTGGCCGTTTGCATCAGTAGCATCTGAAATCACGTATATGGTTCAAGAACGTGCTTTTGATTATTTAGATGCTCCGGTACAACGTATTACAACTGCCGATACACCTGCACCTTATTCGCCCGTTCTATTAAAAGAATGGTTGCCAAATGCACAAGATGTAATAAAAGCAGTAAAAAAAGTATTATACAGAAAATAATTAAAATTTAATTTACATTTGTAACTCCAGCCAAAAGGTTGGAGTTTTTTGTTATGAAAAAATTGTTATTTGTTTTTTTTATTGTATTAACCAATCAGTTGTGGGCACAAACAAAGGTGGGCGGTATAGTAATTGACACCTCCAAGCAGCCAATATCATACACCAGCGTTTATTTTAAAAATACGTCTGAAGGTGTTATTACCAACGAAGACGGTAATTTTTATTTAGAATCTGCCAATACGCAAGATACTTTAGTTATCTCGTTTACCGGATACGAAGAAGTGTATTTACCTTTAACACAAAAAACAGCTCTTGATTTAAAAATAGAGTTGCAAGAAGATACCGTTCTTTCTGAAATTAAGATCTACACCGGAAAAACATCTAAAAAAAATAATCCGGCGTTAGACATCCTTCGCAAAATATGGGAAAACCGTCGGAAAAATGGTCTGCATAAATTTGATCAATACACCTATCAGAAATACGAAAAAATTGAATTCGATTTAAATTCTATCGACAGTGCTTATATGAAAAGTAAACTGTTTAAGGATATGGAATTTATTTTCGACAAAATGGATACTTCAAAAATCACCGGAAAAACCTACCTGCCCATTTT is from Flavobacterium dauae and encodes:
- a CDS encoding electron transfer flavoprotein subunit alpha/FixB family protein; translated protein: MSVLIYTEFSEGKFKKVALELASYAKKVAESLGTTVTAVTVNAGDVSELGKYGVDKVLKVTDSKLDKFNAKAYADVVKQAAQKEGAKVVILSSTTDSLYLAPIVAVGLDAGYASNVVALPVSTSPFQVKRNAFSSKGFNVTELTSDVKVIALAKNSFGLAEASGAAATEDFAVTLNDADFNIHIQSQEKASGQVSIADAEIVVSGGRGLKGPENWGMIEELASVLGAATACSKPVSDLDWRPHSEHVGQTGKPVASNLYIAVGISGAIQHIAGINASKVKVVINTDPEAPFFKVADYGVVGDAFQVVPELIKKLKEFKANNN
- a CDS encoding electron transfer flavoprotein subunit beta/FixA family protein, yielding MKILVCISHVPDTTAKINFTNGDTEFDTNGVQFVINPNDEFGLTRAIWFKEKQGAHVTVVNVGGADTEATIRKALAIGADEAIRVNAVPTDGFAVAKQLAEVVKAGSYDVVICGKESLDYNGGMVPGMLASLLGYNFVNSCVGAEIDGTKATLVREIDGGKETLTTDLPIVIGGQKGIVEEKDLRIPNMRGIMTARTKALNVMEPVAVDAKTKAVKFEKPAPKSAVKLVSPDNLDELISLLHNEAKVI
- a CDS encoding pyruvate dehydrogenase complex E1 component subunit beta; its protein translation is MRTIQFREAVCEAMSEEMRRDEKIYLMGEEVAEYNGAYKASKGMLDEFGSKRVIDTPIAELGFAGIAAGSAMNGLRPIVEFMTFNFSLVGIDQIINNAAKMRQMSGGQFSMPIVFRGPTASAGQLGATHSQAFENWFANTPGLKVVVPSNPYDAKGLLKSAIRDNDPVIFMESEQMYGDKGEVPEGEYTIPLGVADIKREGTDVTIVSFGKIIKEAYLAADELAKENISCEIIDLRTVRPMDYDTILKSVQKTNRLVVLEEAWPFASVASEITYMVQERAFDYLDAPVQRITTADTPAPYSPVLLKEWLPNAQDVIKAVKKVLYRK